DNA from Sphingomonas psychrotolerans:
GATCCAGGCGGCGTCTCGTACGGTGTATATCAGCTCTCCTCGAATGCCGGCACGCTCCAGGCGTTTTTGCGCAACGAAGGCAGCCAATGGGCCGGTGAGCTGGGTGGCGGCATCGGCGGTGACGGCTTCAATGCGCGGTGGCGGGACATTGCAGCGCGCGACCCCCAAGGTTTCCGCGACGCGCAGCACGCCTTCATCGAGCGCACCCATTATGACCCCGCGATCACGCGCGTGCGCGACGCCACCGGGCTCGACCTCGGCACCCGCCACGCCGCGGTGCGCGAGGCGACCTGGTCGAGCTCGGTCCAGCATGCCCGGGCGCCGCAACTGCTGGAGGCGGCGATCCGGCGCACCGATCGCGAAGTCGGCCGCGACTCGGCGAACTACGATCGCGCCCTGGTCTCCAACATCTACGCCGAGCGCACGACCTATCTGCAGGGCCTCGCCGCGAGCGGGCGCTACAGCCGCGCCGAGGCCAACCAGCTGATCTCGGTCACCCAGAATCGCTATCCCAACGAACGCCGCGACGTGCTCGCATTGTTCGATCGTCCGGCGGCCAATGTCGGCGAGAGCACGCGCACCGAACAGACCGCCCCCGCCAATCCGCGCAGCGGCGCCGACTTCGCCAACATCATCAACAGCTCGGGCGACGCCCAGGCGCGTGCCGACCTCGCGGCCGGCCGCAAGGTGCTGGTCGCAGTGCGCAGCGACTCGTCGACGGGCGCCGGTAACGGGCGCGGCGAATATAACGACACCATCGCCCTCGTCTCGCGCCAGCCCGATGGCAGCTATCGGGCGCAGGTCTTCCAGGGCAACACCGAGCCGGCGGGCATGTACGCCGCGCGCGGCTATGGCAACGACGTCAATGGCGACGGGAGCAAGGAGCTCGGACGGCTCGTCGAGGGCAATTATCGATACGAGCTGCAGTCGGGCAATTTCGCGGGAAATCGCTTCTTCCGCGCGACCGAGACCCAGGCGGCGCTGCGCGACAGCAACCATGACGGCCGCTTCACCGGTGCCGACCAGGTCGACCGCACCGGCGCCGGCCGCTCGCTGCTGATCCATCAGGGCGGCAACAGCTCGACCGGGTCGGCGGGCTGCCAGACGCTGCGGCCCAGCGACTTCAACGCGCTGCTCGACGGCCTTGGCCGGCAATCGACTTTTAGCTACGTGCTGGTGAACGCCAGCCGATAGGATCTCGCATGCGCCCAGCCTTTGTTCTCCCGCTATTGCTTGCGGCATGCGGGGCTGCGCAAAGCGACGGGGCAGGGGAGCGCCAGGCGCCGATCGCGGCTGCGGTCAATCGCACCGACGCGGTGCCGGCGAAGCCGGTCGCGGCGCCATCGCCCACCGCCAAGGCCCCGACCTGCGACGCCGGCGCGCCCGAGAGCCCGTGCCAGATCGTCGGCAAATGGCGCGTGACCAAGGTCTACAACCCGGCGAACAAGGATCCGCTCGCCGACGAAATGGGCATGGTGGGATCGACCTTCACCGTCACCGGCAACAGCGACGCATCGGGCACGATCCGCTGGGACGGGCCCGATAATGGCCAGTTCGATCACAGAGACGTCTGCACCGGCCCCTACCTGAGCCCCACCGCCAGCGCGCGCCCCGATCCCTCCCGCGCCACGCTCGCCGCGGCGCTCAAGGCGTGGAGCGTGAAGGGCGACGCCGGCGCGGCACGCCATCTCGGCTGCGATCAAGGGCATTGGGCGGTGCCGAGCGAACCGGGCGGAAAATGGTTCGGGCTGGTGCTGGCGATGGAGCGGCAGCTGGCGTTCGAGTGGTTCGACGAACGTATCGTCCTCGCCGAACGCGCTGGCTGATCTGTCTAGGCTCAGGACTCATTGCTCATAGTCAGAAGAGCACGATAGCGGCGAGGGCTATGGCGGACATCATGTGATGATAGCCGCCAAAGTGCGCCTATCCCGCCCCAATGACCGCGTTCAACCCACCAGGCGAAGACTGCTTTTGGCCGTTCGCATTCACTCAGTGCGCCCGATTTCAGGCCGCGAGAAGATTTGTGACCACGATTTAACTTGTGGTTTGCAGAGATCGCCCCAAGGGCGCTTCACATAGCAGGGGTGGTTGATATGAAGCTGAAATCGATTGCGGCGGCCTTGGCGCTCGCAACTCTGTGCGCGGCTTCCGCTCCCGCCGAGCCCGTCGCGTCGCTTTCGTTCGCGGACCGGCTGGCGCAGGCAGGATCGCCGCTAACAGTCCGGGCGGAGGGCTTCTCGGGTCCAGGGGCCGCGATATTGTCGGAGGCTATAGACGCCAGCCGGTACGTCCTCATCGGCGAGAGCCATTTTTCGCGCGAGATCCCCACCTTCACCACGAATATCTGTCGATTGATGGCGCCCGGCGGCCTGACGGCCATGGTCGTCGAGATCGGGCCGGAGGCCGCCGGAGTGGTCAACGCACGGCTGAGAGCGCCGAACCGGGAACAGCAGATTTCTGACTTCATGAGCTCCCATCCCGACGCCATGGCCTTCCTCAACAGCCGCGACGAGGGTCAGACGGCGGCTGATTGCGCGGGTGCCGCCGGGCCCGACTTCAAGCTGTGGGGGCTGGACCAGGAGTTCTTCGGCGTGAGCGGCTATTTGTTCGAACAGATGCTGGCGGCCGGTCCAGGCCCGCTCGCCCGCGCCCAGATCGAAGCGCTGGCCGAGCAGGAGCGGGCGGCGACGCAGGCCGCACTCGCCTCCGGTTCACCTGGGGACCTGTTCCTGTTCAAAGCCACCGATGCGACGCTAGATCAGGCGGGGACAGCCATCGACCAGGACGGCGGCGGCCGGGCCAAGGCGCTGTTCGCCGCCTTGCGCGAAACACGCGCCATCTATCAGGCCTCGCAGTCCCGCCGTGGCGATCCGAACGGGCGCAGGGCGCGGCTGATGAAGCGGACGCTGGTGACGCATTTTGCCGAGGCGCCGCAGGCACGCGTACTGATGAAGTTCGGCGCCTTGCATCTCTACAAGGGCTACAATCCACTCGGCCAGCGCGACCTGGGCAATTTCGTCGCTGAACATGCCGACGGAGAGGGCGTGAAGTCCCTCAACCTCATCGTCGCCGGCGCGAGAGGCGCGCTGGCCGGATACAACGGGGTCGGCCGCCAAGTGACCGTGCACAACTTCGATGCGACCACGGGCAAGGGCAGCGACTGGCGCAAGGATGTGATGCTGGCCCGCCCGTCGGGCACGCCGCCGGGCGACTGGTTCCTGGTGGATCTGCGCCGTTTGCGCAGCGCCGATCTGGAAGACCTCACGCCGGAATGGCGCGCGCTCATCCGCGGCTACGACCTCGCCGTCGTGGCGCCGGAACTGTCTGCGTCCACCGTGCTGGGGAGTCATGACGCCCCTTAGGCTCAGGAGATTCCTCATAGCCAGAAGAGCACATGGCGACGAGGGCTAATGGCGGACAGGAAGACGGTCGGGTAGCCACCCTTTGCGGTCTGTCGGAAGGTCTGCTCCGGGCCTCGCTCTCGAAAGGCGTGCATTGGAG
Protein-coding regions in this window:
- a CDS encoding LysM peptidoglycan-binding domain-containing protein, encoding MLQANATTRTGTESTSGTNSTPQTSASLPLDRLMAGASPLDRLAPPPSYTVKTGDTLSRIAERFGTDWQTLARINGITNPDRITPEQTIRLPDGAASTGTHIVRSGETLSGIAAHYGTNAAALARINGLANPNLIRPDQQLRLGGSASTQVQGSQQSGQVQGQGGTAVDTATQARLGSVSERYESGGRGPGTVSTGAGDPGGVSYGVYQLSSNAGTLQAFLRNEGSQWAGELGGGIGGDGFNARWRDIAARDPQGFRDAQHAFIERTHYDPAITRVRDATGLDLGTRHAAVREATWSSSVQHARAPQLLEAAIRRTDREVGRDSANYDRALVSNIYAERTTYLQGLAASGRYSRAEANQLISVTQNRYPNERRDVLALFDRPAANVGESTRTEQTAPANPRSGADFANIINSSGDAQARADLAAGRKVLVAVRSDSSTGAGNGRGEYNDTIALVSRQPDGSYRAQVFQGNTEPAGMYAARGYGNDVNGDGSKELGRLVEGNYRYELQSGNFAGNRFFRATETQAALRDSNHDGRFTGADQVDRTGAGRSLLIHQGGNSSTGSAGCQTLRPSDFNALLDGLGRQSTFSYVLVNASR